The following nucleotide sequence is from Tardiphaga alba.
TGTCGGTCTTCGCGCCGGATGCCCGCGGCTCCGGCAAGAAGGTGCTTCTGGTCGATCACGAGGACAGCTTTGTCCATATGCTGGCAGATTACTTCCGGCAGGTCGGCGCCGACGTCAGCGTGGTCCGGCATGTCCATGCGCAGACGGTTTTGAATCGCGACGATTTCGATCTGCTGGTGCTGTCGCCCGGTCCCGGCCGCCCCGCCGATTTCGGCATCTCGAAGACCATCGACACCGCGCTGGCGAAAAACCTCCCGGTGTTCGGCGTCTGTCTCGGCGTGCAGGCCATCGGCGAGTATTTTGGCGGCAAGCTCGGCCAGCTGACGCAGCCGGCTCATGGCCGTCCGTCGCGGGTGCAGGTCAAGGGCGGGCAGTTGATGCAGGGGCTGCCCAACGAGGTCACCATCGGCCGCTATCACTCGCTGTTCGTCGAGATGGGAGATATGCCCGAAGCGCTCACTGTCACGGCCACCACCGAGGATGGCGTCGCCATGGCCATCGAGCACAAGACGCTGCCGGTGGGCGGCGTCCAGTTCCACCCGGAATCGCTGATGTCGCTGGGTGGAGAGGTCGGGCTGCGCATTGTTGAAAATGCGTTCCGGTTGGGCCAAAAGGCGACCTGAACCGGCGGGCGCCCGACCGCAATGGGCAATCCGGCCTGCTTGTGGCATCCGGATTGCTTCAGTAGGTTCCACGCGTCCGAACCCGACCGAAACAGAGATCCTGATGACCCCTGAACTCGCTCACGACCTGAAGGCTTCCGTCCGCACCATTCCGGATTATCCGAAGCCGGGGATCCTGTTTCGCGACATCACCACGCTGCTCGGCGATGCCCGCTCGTTCCGCCGTGCGGTGGACGAACTGGTGCATCCTTGGGCCGGCTCCAAGGTCGACAAGGTCGCCGGCATGGAAGCCCGCGGCTTCATCATCGGCGGCGCCGTGGCGCATCAGGTCTCGGCCGGCTTCGTTCCGATCCGCAAGAAGGGCAAGCTGCCGCACACCACCGTGCGTATCGCGTATTCTCTGGAATACGGCATCGACGAGATGGAAGTGCATGCGGATGCCATCAAGCCCGGCGAGCGCGTGATCCTGGTCGATGACCTCATTGCCACCGGCGGCACGGCTGAGGGCGCGGTGAAGCTGATGCGCCAGATCGGTGCCGATGTGGTGGCAGCCTGCTTCATCATCGACCTGCCGGATCTCGGCGGTGCTGCAAAATTGCGCGCCATGGATGTGCCGGTGCGGACGCTGATGACGTTCGAGGGGCATTGAGCCCCTCACATCAGTAACAGCCCCAGCTCGATCTCGCGGAACGCAAAGTAATTCTTCCGGATCCACTGATGCAGCTCGGTGGATGAATCGTGCTCCGAGCGCAGATAGCCGGTGAAAGAGAAATTCAGCCGGTCGATATAGGTCTTCAGGAACGGCGGCAGTGCTGCGATATGCAGCATCTTGCCGCGTCCGAGTGCCGGCGGGATTTCGCCGCGCAGCACCTGTTCATTGTCGACCACATAAAGCGCGCGCTGCGGATATTGTTGCTGCAACGTCTCATAGGCGCGCAGCGACGCACGATCGCTGTCGCCCATGAACAGCACGATCGGCACCACGCCACGGCGCGCGGCTTCCTTCGCAAATCCGATCTCGGCGGTCATCCGGAAGAATTCATCGAAGGCGTGATAGCCGAGATCGATCACCTTTGCCGTTTCGTCATGGACGATCAGGCGATCCATCAGCGCCATCTTGCCGAAGGTGTCGTTGATGTCGGCGGTCTCGGTCAGCCGCGGCAGGAAGTCGAGCAGCGACGGTTCCTTCAGGCTGACATCGAACGCAACGACATCGCCGCGTTGAAGCTTGAGGAATTCCGTGAGCAGCCGCGCCATCAGGGTCTTGCCGACCTGCGGGCGTGTTGAGCAGACGATGTAGACAGGCGTGCGCGACATGGCGGCAGTATATCGGGGGAATTTGAGCCCGGCTCGGTTCTTCACCTCTCCCCTCCGGGGAGAGGCCGATCCGGCGAAGCCGGAGCGGGTGAGGGGGCTTGCACCGGCGTCTGAGTTTGCCCCCTCACCCGGCGCTATGCGCCGACCTCTCCCCTCTAGCGAAGCTTTGCTTCGCACCGGGGGAGAGGTGTGGAGAGAGCGGAGTTTATGTCTTACTGTTCGCCCGGCGTGCGTGCGCTGGGCTTGTCGTGCACGATATCGGTCAGCTTGATGCGATCGAATTCGCTCCACACATTGGCGAGCCAGTGGCGGACATAGCCGCGCAGCACGAAGGAATAGTTCGCCGCTTCGTCATTCGGACCCTTGTTGGCCACGAATTTCAGGAACGGCACCGAGGAGACTTCCACCTGCTCATAGGCCATCTCGTTGAGCTTCGGGATGGTCAGCTCGGTGGCACCCTTGATCTTGTGGAAGTAGGAGTTGTAGGTCGCCTGGTCCCATTCGAAGAAGCTGGTGTTATTGATGAAGTTCTTCACCAGGAAGTATTTTGCGCCGTCCATGAAGCCGGCCGTCTCCGCGATTTCGTCCAGCGATGCGATCGACGGGCCCAGTATATGGAACACGGCGAAGGTGATCTGGCCGGATTTTGCGGCGTCGAGGAAGCCGATATCGCGCAGCGAGGCGAGGGCAGGGGACAGCAGGCCTGCGCGGACGTCGATGACGGTGACCGACGGCGCCACGGTGTTGAGCGTATCGAAGATCTTCATCTGGTCCGAGGTCGTCGTCATGTCGACGATTTCGGTAATGTCAGGATGGAAGCGCTTCAGCGTGCCGCGCGGCGCTTCGGTGTCGAAGGCCCGGGTCGCGACATTGTTGGCGCTGAAATAATCCAGAACGGTGCGCGACACCGTGGTCTTGCCGACCCCGCCTTTGTCTGCGCCGACGACGATCACTGCTGGCTTCGCCATGAAATTCCCTTAACTGCTCTGGATCCCCAACGGCACGAGGGAGACTCGCGCCTCCGGCACTGTAGCCCATGCCTGCTTTGGGCGCGAACATGGCAGAAAGATGGGTTAATTCAATCGCCGGATGGCCGCGTATGACGGAAATCCTTGGAGAATCTGCATCGTGATGAGGCTGCTCAGGCGTGTTTCCCCCATGGGCCCGGGATGGGCGCGCCGCCGGGCGGCACGGCATCGCTCAATGGCCCCGTCTTCGCCGCTTCGCCCTCCGGCAGTGCTGGCGCCTCTTCTTCCACCTCGCCCGGCAGTGCCAGGGGCCCCGGATCATGCCCGCCGGCAAATTTGATCAGCGCCGCCACCCGGGCATCGACGGAAGGATGAGTGGCGAAAATATCGGCAAAACCCGAGCGCGGATTGTCTACGCACATCTCCATCACGGCCGAGGTCGCGCCCGGCAGTTCGCCGCGATTCTCGATCTTGCGCAGTGCCGAGATCATGGCGTCCGGGTTCTTGGTCAGTTCCACTGCGCCTGCATCGGCCATGAATTCGCGGGTGCGCGACAGTGCCAGCCGGATCATCTGCGACAGCGCCCAGGCAACGATCAGCAGCACCACCGCGATGATGATCGCGGGCACGGCGCCGCTGCCCTTGCCGTCGCTCGACGACGATTGCGACGACGAGCGGCTCGCCGAACGATAGCGGCCATTGGCGAACGTGCGGAATAGCAGCTCGGCGAACAGGCCGACCACGCCGGCAATGATCCCTGCGATCACCATCAGCTGCACGTCGCCATTGCGGATATGCGTCAGCTCATGGCCGAGCACGGCCTCCATCTCGTCATCGTCGAGACTGCGTAAGAGGCCTGTGGTCACAGTGACAGAATACTGCTTCTGGTTGAGCCCGGTGGCGAACGCATTGAGAGCGTCGTCCTCTATGATCTTCAGCTTCGGCATTGGTATGCCGCGCGAGATGCAGAGGTTTTCCAGCAGATTGTACAGCCGCGGCTGTTCCTTCCGCGTCACGCTGGTGCTGCCGGTGATCACGTCGATCATCTTCTGATGACCGAAATAGGAGATGATGATCCAGCCGATCGCGGCGATGGTGGCCAGCGGCATCACCCGCAGCAGATCGCGAAAGGCTGCATTAAGATAATAAGGCAGCGTTCCGCGACTGTTACTCCACACTTCCATGACGAGCGCGCCGGCGAACACGACCACATAGATCAGCAAGAACAGGCCGGCGAGCAGCAGCATCGAACGCGTCTTGTTCGATGCGATATGGGTGTAGAGACCGTAAGCTGCCATGCTTGCGTCCTATCACTCCGTCATTGCGAGGAGCGTAGCGACGAAGCAATCCAGGGCCACAAGGAAGAAGGACTGGATTGCTTCGCTATGCTCGCAATGACGGGGAGGGGCCAACGCCGAGACTCAGAACTTGACCGTCGGCGCCGTCTCGACCTGCGCGCGGGCTTCGCCGAGATCGAAGAACTGCTTCGGATGGAAGCCGAGCGCGCCGGCGAACAGGGCAGCGGGAAGCTGCTGGATGCCGGTGTTGTATTCCGAGACCGCATTGTTGAAGAAGCGGCGTGCCGCGGCGATCTTGTTCTCGATATCCGAGAGTTCGCCCTGCAGCTGCTGGAAATTCGCATTGGCCTTGAGGTCCGGATAGGCCTCGGCCAGCGCGATCAGCCGGCCGAGCGCGCCGGAGAGCTGCTGTTCGGCAGCCGAGACCTGGCCCGGCCCTGCGCGCTCATGGCCGCATTGCGCGCCTTGATGACTTCCTCGAGCGTGCCGCGCTCATGCGAGGCATAGCCCTTCACGGTCTCGACGAGGTTCGGGATCAGGTCGTGACGCAGCTTCAGCTGCACGTCGATATCGGCAAAGGACTGGTCCACCCGCTGCCGCAGGGCCACCAGCCGGTTGTAGGTGGCGAACAGGAAAAACGCGATGACGGCAATGACGCCAAGAACGATCCAGCTGGTCGACATGTGAAAACTCCCCAGAGAAACCATCAATGCCGCATGTTAGCCGATCACGCGGCCACGTGGCAGGGGCCGCACACAACCTGCGGCAAGCTTTGGTCGTCGGGGAGGTGGAATAAGTTCAAAGTTTCCCCTCCCCCGCTCTGGCGAAGTTTCGCTTCGCGCGGCGGGAGAGGGGACAAAGATCACGGCTTCGCGACGTGCCACGCGCCGTTCAGAAAACCGTCGCCGGTGGTCTGGCCGGCAGCGGTGTCCTTCTTGAAGGTGTAGAGCGGCTTGCCCTTATAGGCCCACATCTTCTTGCCGTCGTCGCGCACCACGATGGTCATGTCGGCGGTCGGCTTGTCGCTGTCGGCAGCGAACAGCGGCGGCCAGTTGTCGGCGCAGGGGCCGTTGCACATGGACTTGCCGCCGGCGTCCTTGTCGAAGGTGTAGAGCGTCATGCCCTTGGCATCGACGAATACTTTGCCCTTGTCGGTGTCTGCAGTTTTCAGCGCCTGCGCGGAGGCGACGGATGCGGTGAGCAGAATGGCCAGCGCGGCTGCGGCGGCGAATGATTTGATCATGAGCAGTACTCCCTGTGAACGATACGACGCAGTCGCGTCAGGAAGGAGAACGCTCGCACCGTCGGATTATTCCGACGTGGGATGTTCGAAAATCGCATCGCCCCAATCGAGCTTGCGGAACTTGCTATAGATCGCTTTGTCGCGCTTCGGCGCAACGCTGGCGATGACGCCGCTATTTGTGCAGAGTTTGGCGGTGATTGCGATCTTCGTCGTCACTGGTTGCGCCAATACGCGCGATGGCCGCAATACGACCGGTGCGCGGGACATTGCGAGATAAATAAATTTCTCGTCCTCATAGGGAAGTTCTGCGGATTTGAGTTGTTTATGCATGCGGGAGCGCTGCAGCCGCTGGCTGAAATGGCACCAGTCAGGCTTCACCAGCGGACATGCGTCGTCATGCGGGCATGGCGCGATGACATGCGCGCCGGCTTGTATGAGCTGCGTGCGTGCATCGAGAATGCGCTGATAGCCGGCAGGCGTGCCGGGCTCGACGATGAGGAGCGTGTCTGATGTCTTGGCCCACATCGCCGCAACGAGTCTTTCACGCGCGTTGTCGGAGAGTTCGTTGATCACATAGCTGGCGATGACGAGATCGGCCGAAGGTGCATCGACGATCTTCGCAACCGCATCGCCGAGCGTGTAGTCGATGCTGCGCTCATTCTCACGCGCCAGCTCCATCGCGAGCGCGCGTAGCGCCGGGTTGGCGTCGAGCAGCGCGAAGGAGGCCAGAGACTCGAACGCCTCGGCACAAGCCCATGTCGCCGTTCCCGGCCCGGCACCGCAATCGAGCAGCGAGGTCGGCGCGAAGTCGGGGCGGACTTCCTGCAGCGCATTGAGGCTGGCAATGACGGCCGCATAGGTCGCCGGCATCCGCGCCAGCGCATAGGCGAGCGCATCACTCTCGCTGCGGATCGTCGTCGAGCCGCCGCCGGAGCGATAGGTCTTTGAGATGGTGTCTGAGCGCTGGGCTGCATCGGAGCGCGAGACGCCTTGCAGGCGCGAGGCGAGCGTTGCGGTGAGATAAGCGGGGAGATCGGGCGAGGTCATCTAAGAAGGGACGCTCCTCTTGTCCCTCCCCGGAGCGAAGCGAATGGGGAGGGTGGATCGAAGCGAGCGTTCAGCGAGCTTCGAGACGGGTGGGGTAGTTCAGCACGCTCATACGTCACGTGGGGCACCCCACCCCCGCCTATCGGCGGACCCTCCCCGCAAGGGGGAGGGGAGCCATCGGCTTCGTCGTTCTAATTACGCCACTTCCTGATCGAGGATCTTCACCGCGTTCTCGAGATCCACCGACACCAGCTGCGATACGCCGCGTTCCGCCATGGTCACGCCGTAGAGGCGATGCATGCGGGCCATGGTGATCGGGTTATGCGTGATGGTGATGAAGCGCGTGTCCGTGGTCGCGATCATTTCGTGCAACAGGCTGCAGAACCGCTCGACGTTATGGTCGTCCAGCGGCGCGTCGACTTCGTCCAGCACGCAGATCGGTGACGGGTTGGTCAGGAACACCGCAAAGATCAGCGCCAGCGCGGTCAGCGCCTGCTCGCCGCCCGAGAGCAGCGACAGCGATTGCGGCTTCTTGCCCGGCGGCTTGGCAATGATGTCGAGGCCGGCTTCGAGCGGATCGTCGCTCTCGATCAGCTTCAGCTCCGCTTCGCCGCCGCCGAACAGTTCGACGAACATGCGCTTGAAGTGGGTGTTGACGCTGTCGAACGAGGTCATCAGGCGCTCGCGCGCTTCCTTGTTCAGGCTCTGGATGCCGGTGCGCAGCTTCTTGATGGCTTCGA
It contains:
- a CDS encoding adenine phosphoribosyltransferase; translated protein: MTPELAHDLKASVRTIPDYPKPGILFRDITTLLGDARSFRRAVDELVHPWAGSKVDKVAGMEARGFIIGGAVAHQVSAGFVPIRKKGKLPHTTVRIAYSLEYGIDEMEVHADAIKPGERVILVDDLIATGGTAEGAVKLMRQIGADVVAACFIIDLPDLGGAAKLRAMDVPVRTLMTFEGH
- a CDS encoding P-loop NTPase family protein, whose product is MAKPAVIVVGADKGGVGKTTVSRTVLDYFSANNVATRAFDTEAPRGTLKRFHPDITEIVDMTTTSDQMKIFDTLNTVAPSVTVIDVRAGLLSPALASLRDIGFLDAAKSGQITFAVFHILGPSIASLDEIAETAGFMDGAKYFLVKNFINNTSFFEWDQATYNSYFHKIKGATELTIPKLNEMAYEQVEVSSVPFLKFVANKGPNDEAANYSFVLRGYVRHWLANVWSEFDRIKLTDIVHDKPSARTPGEQ
- a CDS encoding COG4315 family predicted lipoprotein, translated to MIKSFAAAAALAILLTASVASAQALKTADTDKGKVFVDAKGMTLYTFDKDAGGKSMCNGPCADNWPPLFAADSDKPTADMTIVVRDDGKKMWAYKGKPLYTFKKDTAAGQTTGDGFLNGAWHVAKP
- a CDS encoding M48 family metallopeptidase, yielding MAAYGLYTHIASNKTRSMLLLAGLFLLIYVVVFAGALVMEVWSNSRGTLPYYLNAAFRDLLRVMPLATIAAIGWIIISYFGHQKMIDVITGSTSVTRKEQPRLYNLLENLCISRGIPMPKLKIIEDDALNAFATGLNQKQYSVTVTTGLLRSLDDDEMEAVLGHELTHIRNGDVQLMVIAGIIAGVVGLFAELLFRTFANGRYRSASRSSSQSSSSDGKGSGAVPAIIIAVVLLIVAWALSQMIRLALSRTREFMADAGAVELTKNPDAMISALRKIENRGELPGATSAVMEMCVDNPRSGFADIFATHPSVDARVAALIKFAGGHDPGPLALPGEVEEEAPALPEGEAAKTGPLSDAVPPGGAPIPGPWGKHA
- a CDS encoding small ribosomal subunit Rsm22 family protein — translated: MTSPDLPAYLTATLASRLQGVSRSDAAQRSDTISKTYRSGGGSTTIRSESDALAYALARMPATYAAVIASLNALQEVRPDFAPTSLLDCGAGPGTATWACAEAFESLASFALLDANPALRALAMELARENERSIDYTLGDAVAKIVDAPSADLVIASYVINELSDNARERLVAAMWAKTSDTLLIVEPGTPAGYQRILDARTQLIQAGAHVIAPCPHDDACPLVKPDWCHFSQRLQRSRMHKQLKSAELPYEDEKFIYLAMSRAPVVLRPSRVLAQPVTTKIAITAKLCTNSGVIASVAPKRDKAIYSKFRKLDWGDAIFEHPTSE